Below is a genomic region from Lonsdalea populi.
CTATTTGGTCTTCTCTTTGCTGCTGATGGGGGCTGGTGCTCTGCTGGCTCGCCATTTCCAGCGCGTCTATGCGAGGTAATCCCGTGGCCGATATCTTCACGATTTTGCACGACAACGGGATGCTGTTTCTGATGGGGCAGTATCCGAATGGTCCCCTCGGCGGCGTGCTGTGTACGTTATTGATCTCCCTGCTGGCGATGCTGTTCGCTTTCCCGGTCGGCATGCTGCTCGGCATGGCGCGTATTTCCCCTTTCCGCTGGTTACGCTGGCCGGCGGCCTGCTGGGTCTACGCGCTGCGCGGCATTCCGCTGCTCATGGTGGTGTTCTGGACCTACTTCTGCATCCCTTTGCTGATCGGCCATAACATCAGCGGCTTCGCGACGATGCTGTGCACGCTGGTGATTTATGAAAGCGCCTACATCGCCGAGATCATTCGCGGCGGCATTCAGGCGCTGCCGTCCGGGCAGTACGAAGCGTCGCGTGCGTTGGGCATGAGTTACATTAAAACCTTCCGCATGGTGATCCTGCCTCAAGCGCTTTACAACACGTTGCCCAGTCTGGTGAGCCAACTGGTGTCCATCATCAAGGACAGCACGCTGGGCTACGTGATCAACGTGCCGGAGCTCACCTTCGCCGCCAATCAGGTCAACAATCAACTGCTGACCAAGCCGTTTCAGGTGTTCGCCATTGTGGCGCTGAGCTACTACGTCATCTGCTTCAGCCTGACGTGGTTGGCCAACCGGCTGGAAGCGCACGTCGAGCGCAAGCGACGTAATGAAAACCCCGCAGGCACGCCGACTGAGAAAACTGAATTATTGACCGAAACACCGTCGCTATAAGGAATGCATGATGAGACCAATGATTATGT
It encodes:
- a CDS encoding amino acid ABC transporter permease, producing MADIFTILHDNGMLFLMGQYPNGPLGGVLCTLLISLLAMLFAFPVGMLLGMARISPFRWLRWPAACWVYALRGIPLLMVVFWTYFCIPLLIGHNISGFATMLCTLVIYESAYIAEIIRGGIQALPSGQYEASRALGMSYIKTFRMVILPQALYNTLPSLVSQLVSIIKDSTLGYVINVPELTFAANQVNNQLLTKPFQVFAIVALSYYVICFSLTWLANRLEAHVERKRRNENPAGTPTEKTELLTETPSL